Part of the Vagococcus jeotgali genome, GATGATTTGATGATTGATGCAAAAATAGATATTGATATGATTACAATAGAATTTATTGAATCACTAAATAAACTAGCTCCATTTGGTAATCAAAATCCTTCGCCTTATTTTTTAGTTGAAGCTAGTGAAGTACTTAATACTAAACAGATTGGTTCGGATCTATCTCACTTAAAAGGTCAGTTAAGTCAGACAAATCATCAAGTTGACTATATTGCTTTTGGTAAAGGAAGTGAGCTAGTAGAGTTTGAAGGGCAAGAAGATATTCAAGTTGTCGGCCAGCTGAGCATCAATGAGTGGAATGGCTTAAAAAAACCACAATTTATGTTGAAAGATTATAAAATTGAGGATACTCAATTATTCGACATCAGAGGGAAAATGATACCAGAAAACAAAAATAGTGGACACTCTAGAGCCTATTTAGTCTTCAATGAAGAAACGGAAATGGCAAACTTTAAACCTGATGATACTACCTATTTACTTGATAGTTTGGATAATATTGATATGTCTATTATTAATAAATATGATGAAGTTATCATTGTTGATTGTCCATATAATATGATGATAGCTAGCTACGTATTTAAAGAGTTAATTGTCCCCCGTATCTATTTTTATATTAAGATTAAGCAAGATCATTATTTAACTGGCATTCCCAAAAGAGCAGAATTTGGGAAATTATTCAAACTAATAAATGCCCAGTCTTCCATTGATGTTAGGAACAGACTAGGAGATATTAGTCAGTATTTACAGATTGATAAACCTTTATTAATTTTTATGATAGAAGTGTTTTTTGAGTTAGGATTTGTTATAATAGAAGATGGTTTGATGAAAAAAGTTGATAATCCAGAGAATAAATCTCTTGAAGAGAGTCAGACATATCAAGCCTATTTAGAAAAGATAGACATGGAAAAATTATTTTTGTACAGTAATATAAGTGATATCGGTCAGTGGATATCAAAACAGGAGGAAAATGAATGAATCTAAAGGATTATATTGCAAGTATCCCTAATTACCCTAAAGAAGGTGTTGTTTTTAGAGATATTTCACCACTAATGGGTGACGGTGCAGCTTATCAAGAGGCAACACGTCAAATTGTTAAATATGCTAAAGAAAAAGGGGCTGAAATGGTTGTTGGACCAGAGGCTCGTGGTTTTATTATTGGTTGTCCAGTAGCTTATGAGTTAGGTATTGGCTTTGCACCAGCACGTAAAAAAGGAAAGTTACCACGTGAGACCATTGAAGTAAGCTACGGCTTAGAGTACGGAGAAGCTACACTAACATTACATGAAGATGCGATTAAACCAGGACAAAAAGTTATTATTTGTGATGATTTACTAGCAACTGGTGGTACGATTGCTGCTACAATAGAATTAGTTGAGCAACTTGGTGGTATTGTTGTGGGATGTGCTTTTTTAGTTGAGTTAATGGACTTACATGGCCGTGATAAAATTGAGGGTTATGATATATTAGCCTTAATGGACTTTTAATAAAAAAAGACGAAGTAATTCACTTTAAATGTAGTGTCCCCCTAAAATTAGATTTTCTGGTCTAACTTTAGGGGTGTACTACAAAAATGTGATTATTTCGTCTTTTTCTTTATTTTTTTTCGTCTACTTTTTTTCTGTGGATGATGCCTTATATAAGATTTAATTTCTTTATGTAGTCTGTCTTCATCTTTTGGAGATTCAAGAATAATGAGTTTTGCTGATTGTTTGTAAAGACTTGTTTTGATTGTTGGTAACCTTTTTTTAAAACGTCGATTCCATTTATATAATTTAAACATCCGTTTAAAAACACGTTTTCTTTGGCTCCAAGGTCTGTTAAAATCAAAAAATTGTTGAAATGCTCGTTTAGTCACACGAAATTGTGAAATGATTAGCGGGTAGTCAAGCACAACAATTATATCAGCTTGTTTAATGCTCTCGATTGTCCACTGGCTCACTTGAACACCTTCCACAACCCAGCTGTTCAGGGCGTTTAAACGATCATTTAATGCTGATTGGCGATGTTCTTTGTTTTTTATCTTTAAATAATCATCAAGCGAGATCCCTTGAGTATTATATTGTGTTTGAAGCCTTGAGGTGAGGGACGTTTTTCCACTCCCAGCATAACCAATAATTCTAATTTTCAT contains:
- a CDS encoding adenine phosphoribosyltransferase is translated as MNLKDYIASIPNYPKEGVVFRDISPLMGDGAAYQEATRQIVKYAKEKGAEMVVGPEARGFIIGCPVAYELGIGFAPARKKGKLPRETIEVSYGLEYGEATLTLHEDAIKPGQKVIICDDLLATGGTIAATIELVEQLGGIVVGCAFLVELMDLHGRDKIEGYDILALMDF